A genome region from Clostridium pasteurianum includes the following:
- a CDS encoding polysaccharide deacetylase family protein: MKKSIRNRSIVVLIVALSIIMILALRNNYKSKTPKVPYVDKEFQKSKMIMETAEKCALVLKKHDLNRGTRVEDAFTSDGKKTAYLTFDDGPSTTVTPSVLKTLEENNINATFFLIGSNIKRSDESEQLARRIFYEGNSIGNHTYSHNPSIIYPNNSIDPVVFMQEINATDSILKNVLGQSFSTRILRMPGGRMTRVHYHDVRLFNTEQELKQQNMVDIDWNAYGFDAEGRPKTAEQIFENIKRTTYGKQKVVVLMHDTYGKEETAKALPSVIAYLKSQGYEFGTLK; this comes from the coding sequence ATGAAAAAGAGCATAAGAAATCGCAGCATAGTAGTATTGATTGTAGCACTATCAATAATTATGATATTAGCATTAAGAAATAATTATAAGAGTAAAACCCCAAAAGTGCCTTATGTAGATAAAGAATTCCAGAAGAGTAAAATGATAATGGAAACCGCAGAAAAATGTGCACTTGTTTTAAAAAAGCATGACTTAAATAGAGGGACAAGAGTTGAAGATGCATTTACAAGCGATGGAAAAAAAACAGCATATTTAACTTTTGATGATGGACCGTCAACAACTGTAACTCCGAGTGTATTAAAAACTTTAGAGGAAAACAATATAAATGCTACATTTTTCTTAATTGGTTCTAATATAAAGAGAAGCGATGAATCAGAACAACTAGCTAGAAGAATATTTTATGAAGGCAATTCTATTGGTAACCATACATATAGTCATAATCCTTCAATAATATATCCTAATAATTCAATTGACCCCGTTGTTTTTATGCAAGAAATAAACGCAACGGATAGTATTTTAAAAAATGTTTTGGGACAATCCTTCTCTACGAGAATTTTAAGAATGCCTGGTGGACGAATGACCAGAGTACATTACCATGATGTTAGATTATTTAATACTGAACAAGAACTTAAACAGCAAAATATGGTAGATATAGATTGGAATGCATATGGCTTTGATGCGGAGGGGAGACCCAAAACTGCTGAGCAGATATTTGAGAACATCAAAAGAACCACTTACGGAAAGCAAAAGGTAGTTGTTCTTATGCATGATACTTATGGAAAAGAGGAAACTGCAAAAGCTCTTCCTAGTGTTATAGCATATTTAAAGTCTCAAGGGTATGAATTTGGAACATTAAAATAA
- a CDS encoding GNAT family N-acetyltransferase: MNNIAAEVLSKDVLLNVDMLECIRRKSADIIFASKTGVLIRDTVSNIYMMYAENIETAKVIIKSIPQDINIIEVHQEFYDNMLKERFDFKRKMVCNNLVYRSVKPINILSNPAEIRLLGNEHKGFIINNYSEKDLCDSEYICGRLNARAIYGAFIEDELCGFIGKHEEGSIGMLQVIPRFRRMGIASALVAKVVNETLAYYGYPYGQAKEGNEASIKLNKRLGFKISMSKVYWLFK; encoded by the coding sequence ATGAATAATATTGCAGCAGAGGTACTTTCAAAAGATGTTTTACTTAATGTCGATATGCTTGAATGTATAAGGAGAAAAAGTGCGGATATAATATTTGCTTCAAAAACGGGAGTACTAATTAGAGATACTGTATCAAATATATATATGATGTATGCAGAGAATATTGAAACTGCAAAGGTTATCATTAAGAGTATTCCACAAGATATAAATATTATTGAAGTACATCAGGAATTTTACGATAATATGCTTAAAGAGAGATTTGATTTTAAAAGAAAAATGGTATGTAATAATTTAGTATATAGAAGTGTTAAACCGATTAACATTTTAAGTAATCCTGCTGAAATAAGGTTATTAGGAAATGAGCATAAAGGTTTTATTATAAATAATTATTCAGAAAAAGATTTATGTGATAGTGAATACATATGTGGTAGATTAAATGCCAGAGCAATTTATGGCGCATTTATTGAAGATGAATTATGCGGATTTATCGGTAAGCATGAAGAAGGATCTATCGGGATGCTACAAGTTATTCCAAGGTTTAGGAGAATGGGAATAGCATCTGCACTTGTAGCAAAAGTTGTTAATGAAACATTAGCTTACTATGGATATCCATATGGACAAGCCAAAGAGGGAAATGAGGCATCTATAAAACTTAACAAAAGATTAGGGTTTAAAATCTCTATGAGCAAGGTATATTGGTTATTTAAATAA
- a CDS encoding cation diffusion facilitator family transporter, with protein sequence MEDNYNNLKIAERGARISLAAYVVLSGFKLFMGYFFNSEALTADGFNNSTDIIASFAIVIGLKISRKPADKDHSYGHLRAETIASLIASLIMIAVGVDVTYNGIKNVVFFRPQKPDVNAAIVSVICGIIIYIMYRYNKKTADRIKSSALMAAAKDNLSDSMVSFGAAIGIFSSQFGFPWIDPLTAFLVGILICKTGIDIFRESVHNLTDGFDPKKLNDILVSIKNIKGVNKIKDIKARTHGNFILLDVIILVNPSLTVLESHKITESVEKMLRNEFHIEYIIIHVEPDGTNDS encoded by the coding sequence ATGGAGGATAATTACAACAATCTTAAAATTGCGGAAAGAGGAGCACGTATTAGCCTTGCAGCATATGTAGTACTTTCGGGCTTTAAACTTTTTATGGGATATTTTTTTAATTCGGAAGCACTTACAGCAGATGGGTTTAATAATTCCACAGATATAATTGCATCATTTGCTATTGTTATAGGACTTAAAATATCAAGAAAACCAGCAGACAAAGACCATTCTTACGGTCACTTAAGAGCAGAAACTATAGCATCACTTATAGCTTCTTTAATAATGATTGCTGTTGGAGTTGATGTCACCTATAATGGAATTAAAAATGTTGTTTTTTTTAGACCCCAAAAACCTGATGTTAATGCAGCTATAGTATCTGTTATATGTGGAATAATTATATATATTATGTACCGCTACAATAAGAAAACTGCTGACAGAATTAAAAGTTCGGCTTTAATGGCAGCGGCAAAAGATAATCTATCTGATTCTATGGTGAGTTTTGGAGCAGCAATAGGAATCTTTTCGTCACAATTTGGATTTCCGTGGATAGATCCACTAACTGCATTCTTAGTAGGAATTTTAATATGTAAAACGGGTATAGATATTTTTCGCGAATCTGTACATAATCTAACAGATGGTTTTGATCCTAAAAAACTTAATGATATCCTTGTAAGTATAAAAAATATAAAAGGTGTAAATAAAATTAAGGATATTAAAGCAAGGACACACGGAAACTTTATTTTACTAGACGTTATTATACTAGTAAATCCTAGTTTAACCGTTTTAGAGAGTCATAAGATAACAGAGAGTGTAGAAAAAATGTTAAGAAACGAATTCCATATAGAGTATATAATAATTCATGTTGAACCAGATGGTACAAATGATAGTTAA
- a CDS encoding lactonase family protein translates to MTNFTVFIGTYTNGKSKGIYSLNIDKKSGEINDLKLAYKLENPTYLALTNHNMYSVIKEGKLGGTASFSIDKLNGCLNFLNSEFAEKNPPIKLEGKQPCYVSLDKSNSYLFSANYHTARVDAFPINKDGSIGSVSSSVTHTGCGPNKERQDTSHIHCAVVTPNNKYLCVIDLGTDKIVNYTFSNGTLSKFNEVKLRPGCGPRHIIFDSEGFAYVVTELSSEVIVLEYSESNCTFKELQYISCVPENYTGENGSAAIHLSKDGNYLYISNRGHNSITCFKRNSLTGLLSLVSHTSTGGLSPRDFDISPSGDFLIAANQDSSNISVFRINKSTGELKIINSNVIIPNPVCVKFAPWEK, encoded by the coding sequence ATGACCAATTTTACAGTTTTTATAGGAACTTATACTAATGGAAAAAGTAAAGGTATTTATAGTCTTAATATTGATAAAAAATCAGGAGAAATTAATGATTTAAAATTAGCTTATAAGCTTGAAAATCCAACATATTTAGCTCTAACTAATCACAATATGTATTCTGTAATAAAAGAAGGTAAATTAGGCGGCACGGCTTCATTCTCTATAGACAAGCTTAATGGATGCCTTAACTTTTTAAACTCTGAATTTGCAGAAAAAAATCCTCCTATTAAGTTAGAGGGTAAACAACCTTGCTATGTATCTTTAGACAAAAGTAATAGTTATCTATTTTCTGCAAATTATCATACTGCTAGAGTTGATGCTTTTCCAATAAATAAAGATGGCAGTATTGGTTCTGTATCTTCGTCAGTAACTCATACTGGCTGTGGCCCTAATAAAGAACGACAAGACACCTCACATATTCATTGTGCTGTTGTGACTCCTAATAATAAATATCTTTGTGTTATAGACTTAGGTACTGATAAAATAGTAAATTACACTTTTAGTAATGGAACTCTATCAAAATTTAATGAAGTGAAGTTAAGACCAGGATGTGGACCAAGACATATAATTTTTGATTCAGAAGGATTTGCTTATGTAGTAACTGAACTTAGCTCAGAAGTAATTGTTTTGGAATACTCTGAGTCCAATTGCACTTTTAAAGAATTGCAATATATATCATGTGTTCCAGAAAATTATACTGGAGAAAATGGAAGTGCTGCTATTCACTTATCGAAAGATGGTAATTACCTCTACATATCTAATAGAGGACATAACAGTATTACTTGTTTTAAAAGAAATTCTTTAACTGGACTTCTTTCTCTAGTTTCTCATACATCTACAGGAGGACTTTCCCCACGTGATTTTGATATATCACCTTCAGGAGATTTTCTCATTGCTGCTAATCAGGATTCAAGTAATATATCAGTTTTTAGAATAAATAAATCAACAGGCGAACTAAAAATTATAAACTCAAATGTAATAATTCCAAATCCCGTATGCGTAAAATTTGCACCATGGGAAAAATAA
- a CDS encoding NUDIX hydrolase yields the protein MDKLKYTICFIKRGDEILLLNREKPSWMGSWNGIGGKFEKNETPKQCILREVYEETNIRLQDVEFKGVVTWNETNDKIGGMYLFMKEVSKDYEYKVPVKTREGILDWKKISWIMNPENTGVAVNIHKYLPKMLENDGVFEYYCKFKDNLLLDVDIKEFND from the coding sequence GTGGACAAACTTAAATATACAATCTGTTTTATTAAAAGAGGAGATGAAATACTTCTTTTAAATAGAGAAAAGCCTAGTTGGATGGGATCTTGGAATGGAATTGGTGGAAAGTTTGAAAAAAATGAAACTCCAAAACAATGCATACTTAGAGAAGTGTACGAAGAAACAAATATAAGGCTTCAAGATGTTGAATTTAAAGGCGTAGTTACGTGGAATGAGACAAATGATAAAATTGGTGGTATGTACCTTTTTATGAAAGAAGTTTCAAAAGACTACGAGTATAAAGTTCCTGTAAAAACACGTGAAGGTATTTTAGATTGGAAAAAAATATCGTGGATAATGAACCCTGAGAATACAGGAGTTGCGGTTAATATTCATAAATATCTTCCTAAAATGCTTGAAAATGACGGAGTGTTTGAATATTATTGCAAGTTTAAGGATAACTTGCTTTTAGATGTTGATATAAAGGAATTCAATGATTAG
- a CDS encoding type II toxin-antitoxin system PemK/MazF family toxin: MKNTRIRDMKEYELQNYIKEIRKEIEQQLKMYVKLNNNKLSNNGQIQNLKKKAYNLKEIYEYIKWANDKIAINNNVGVSSRTIPKRGEIWTCQLGENIGSEENKIRPAIIIQNDTGNEKGPTTIIVPISNRPKKISTHIELRNSDYKLVHGEVNKITGTVLCEQIKVVSKARLGRHVATLNNDFVNKILNSKLKISIKV; encoded by the coding sequence TTGAAAAATACTAGAATTAGAGATATGAAAGAGTATGAGCTTCAGAATTATATTAAAGAGATTAGAAAAGAAATAGAGCAGCAGTTAAAAATGTATGTGAAATTGAACAACAATAAGTTATCAAATAATGGTCAAATACAAAACCTTAAGAAAAAAGCTTATAATCTAAAAGAGATATATGAATACATAAAATGGGCAAATGATAAAATTGCTATTAATAATAATGTAGGGGTGAGCTCAAGGACAATACCAAAACGTGGAGAAATTTGGACCTGCCAGCTAGGAGAAAATATTGGATCAGAAGAAAATAAAATAAGACCAGCTATAATAATACAAAATGATACCGGAAATGAAAAGGGACCGACAACTATAATAGTTCCTATTTCGAATAGACCTAAAAAGATATCTACACATATTGAATTAAGAAATAGTGATTATAAACTTGTACATGGAGAGGTAAATAAAATAACAGGAACGGTATTATGTGAGCAAATAAAAGTTGTATCAAAGGCTAGATTGGGAAGACATGTGGCTACATTAAATAATGATTTTGTTAATAAGATTTTAAATTCTAAATTAAAAATATCAATAAAGGTGTAA
- a CDS encoding lanthionine synthetase LanC family protein, with product MELKNGNFIEEIIDKNNFRKQLAFILKIKSIVKDNYLVIKNKLLTTDEKLKVKEIKYYMKEERAIITFTNNKKIAVQTYVSEDEKIINRFIWWINEKVDEKHALYVKKAVYSKDYSFCELVESMDCKNENELFDYYFKSGELLLVLYILKCKEIRSSNIVDVRNYPILDRIKKVFYFNNEVPNFNFSSANQIAERVIKFSVYNIEFLPKSKSNIDRECIYQIKHGFEYMYSLVMNNKMELINLIKKLFNKNILQLSNIITSIYGMNNEDLRRQLYFIDIRFIGKTIPKTYVKFSSDKNENSINESELLSLANDFGEHMIQKGIIGVKDFTTSRTWINTVKKDKSEKYLLRPLRNNLMNGSGGVALFFTYLGVVTKKDYFISIAIEAIQGILEHINKLCINDKINIDAFEGISGEIYAMYKLYEVTHDEHIRNVIEKGIEILSDVIQKNNNKNTITGMCDVINVLALIYKSKGLSRINGDILNLIKICYEKVINDIKNENIKFSIIYDSIIISIVKIYEISKDDSLLNVIQGILSTQRSLKKQIYIYDNLKWRKREFNKIISRVMLRKIGFKDKYIKREIDSTIDYIINNNFRNSPYYYGSLGSLEALKYAAYTLNDEKLKNRCVNTFNEMFRVTIEPIIRKEINFGNENISLIDGVVGLAYSLIRIEHEEIVPEILTLE from the coding sequence ATGGAATTAAAAAATGGCAATTTTATTGAGGAAATTATAGACAAGAATAATTTTAGAAAACAGCTCGCCTTCATATTAAAAATAAAGAGTATTGTTAAGGATAACTATCTTGTTATTAAAAATAAATTATTAACTACTGACGAAAAGTTAAAGGTAAAGGAAATAAAATATTATATGAAGGAGGAAAGAGCAATAATAACATTTACAAATAACAAAAAAATTGCGGTTCAGACATATGTTTCAGAAGATGAAAAGATAATAAACAGATTCATATGGTGGATTAATGAAAAAGTAGATGAAAAACATGCTTTATATGTGAAAAAAGCAGTATACTCCAAGGATTATAGTTTTTGTGAACTTGTCGAATCAATGGATTGTAAAAATGAGAATGAACTTTTTGATTATTATTTTAAATCAGGAGAATTATTGCTAGTGCTTTATATATTAAAATGTAAAGAGATTAGAAGTAGTAATATAGTAGATGTGCGAAATTATCCCATACTTGATAGAATAAAAAAAGTGTTTTATTTTAATAATGAAGTTCCAAATTTTAATTTTTCTTCAGCGAATCAAATAGCAGAAAGAGTAATTAAATTCTCCGTATATAACATAGAATTTTTGCCTAAAAGTAAAAGCAATATTGACAGGGAGTGCATATATCAAATAAAACATGGATTTGAATATATGTACTCTTTGGTTATGAATAATAAGATGGAACTAATAAATTTAATTAAGAAATTATTTAATAAAAATATTCTACAGTTATCGAATATAATTACTAGCATATATGGAATGAATAATGAGGATTTAAGGAGACAGCTATATTTTATAGATATAAGATTCATAGGAAAAACTATACCAAAGACGTATGTGAAATTTTCTAGTGATAAAAATGAAAATTCCATAAATGAAAGTGAGCTTTTAAGTTTAGCTAATGATTTTGGAGAGCATATGATTCAAAAAGGAATTATAGGGGTAAAAGATTTTACTACAAGTAGGACATGGATAAATACTGTGAAAAAAGATAAAAGTGAAAAGTATTTATTGCGACCACTTAGAAATAATCTTATGAATGGCAGTGGTGGTGTAGCTTTATTTTTTACTTATTTAGGTGTTGTTACAAAAAAAGATTACTTTATCAGCATAGCAATTGAAGCAATTCAAGGTATTCTTGAACATATTAATAAGTTATGTATAAACGATAAAATTAATATAGATGCTTTTGAGGGAATATCCGGAGAAATATATGCTATGTATAAGCTATATGAGGTTACTCATGATGAGCATATAAGGAATGTTATTGAAAAAGGAATAGAGATACTTTCTGATGTAATTCAAAAAAACAATAATAAGAATACAATTACTGGAATGTGTGATGTGATAAATGTTTTAGCTTTAATATACAAAAGTAAAGGCTTAAGTAGAATTAATGGTGATATACTGAATTTAATTAAGATATGTTATGAAAAGGTTATTAATGACATTAAGAATGAAAATATCAAATTTAGTATTATATATGATAGTATAATAATTTCTATAGTTAAGATATATGAGATTAGTAAAGATGATAGTTTGCTAAATGTAATTCAGGGTATTCTTAGTACTCAGCGCAGTTTAAAAAAACAAATTTATATATATGATAATTTAAAATGGAGAAAAAGGGAATTTAATAAGATTATAAGTAGAGTAATGTTAAGAAAGATAGGGTTTAAAGATAAATATATAAAAAGAGAGATAGACAGTACTATTGATTATATAATTAATAACAATTTTCGAAATAGTCCATATTATTATGGCAGTCTTGGTAGCCTTGAAGCCTTAAAATATGCGGCATACACTTTGAATGATGAGAAATTAAAGAATAGATGTGTAAATACATTTAATGAAATGTTTAGAGTAACTATAGAACCAATCATAAGGAAAGAAATAAATTTTGGAAATGAAAACATATCTTTAATAGATGGAGTGGTAGGGCTAGCTTACAGCTTAATAAGAATAGAACATGAAGAAATTGTTCCAGAAATTTTAACGTTAGAATAA
- a CDS encoding LytR/AlgR family response regulator transcription factor, translating to MLEVFLCEDDKKQRENFRKIIDNIVIIENLDMKLSLSTEEPQDIINYVSKSDVSGLYFLDIDLKASINGIQLAAEIRKYDPRGFIVFITTHAEMSYLTFLYKVEAMDYIVKDNYKNVEDRIHQCIMDAQKKYSAKTNNLQKIFTIRVNDRIINVEFRKILFFETSYKIHKVLLHSMNRQIEFYAKMKDIESKLDDSFYRCHKSYIVNKNNIREIDINKRKIYMINGEECLISTRMLKGLVK from the coding sequence ATGCTGGAAGTGTTTCTATGTGAGGATGATAAGAAGCAAAGAGAAAATTTCAGGAAGATAATAGATAATATTGTGATCATAGAAAATTTAGACATGAAATTATCCTTATCAACGGAAGAACCGCAGGATATAATAAATTATGTGAGTAAAAGTGATGTAAGTGGATTGTATTTTCTTGATATAGATTTAAAAGCATCTATAAATGGAATACAGCTTGCGGCAGAAATAAGAAAATATGACCCAAGAGGTTTTATAGTATTTATAACAACACATGCAGAGATGAGCTATCTTACGTTTTTATATAAAGTAGAGGCTATGGATTATATAGTTAAAGATAATTATAAAAATGTAGAAGATAGAATACATCAGTGCATAATGGATGCTCAGAAAAAATATTCAGCTAAGACAAATAACCTTCAGAAAATTTTCACCATAAGAGTTAATGACAGAATTATAAATGTTGAATTTCGAAAAATTTTATTTTTTGAAACGTCATATAAAATACATAAGGTACTATTACATTCTATGAATAGACAAATAGAATTTTATGCAAAAATGAAGGATATAGAAAGTAAATTGGACGATAGTTTTTATCGCTGTCACAAATCATACATAGTAAATAAAAACAATATAAGAGAAATTGATATAAATAAAAGAAAAATCTATATGATCAACGGTGAAGAATGTCTTATATCTACTAGGATGTTAAAAGGACTTGTAAAATAG
- a CDS encoding sensor histidine kinase: MEEYFEMIITILSFYLGISNLCEEKCIKIKDIIVITIMTVIISWILVATKHNNAVTIVYLLIGCAFVYIKVKNVIKSVAFPICSLIIIIIWDYLLSDMYMYIFFVKVKFMMINTGIRRITSCIIFIGTFIITKLIGKFLNKKMSEYNIKLEGKIGVLVCITFVLTFAIFYINIIFEFSYGINSSVIRLNGILFFSYFILLVIIMYILIGSVIKEMKLNSKENEFQSLQQYTSRLEKLHKNMRSFRHDYINILLSMFGYIQDKDIDGLEKYFNDKVMPLSKAMQSNNFKISLLQNIAVPEIKGLFSAKIIRAQEIGIDVYIDIAETVKDFNMDIIDLSRVTGILLDNAIEAAEKCDKPSMKVALVNKEGSILIVIINNYKNEIPPIYKIFERGFSTKGDNRGIGLNNLREIIRKYENVSLDTIVENGQFKQIITIGNNIERR; this comes from the coding sequence ATGGAAGAATACTTCGAAATGATAATAACTATATTGAGTTTCTATTTAGGCATATCTAATTTATGCGAGGAGAAATGTATTAAAATAAAGGATATTATAGTAATAACAATAATGACGGTAATAATTTCTTGGATTCTTGTAGCTACTAAGCATAACAATGCTGTTACTATAGTGTATTTATTAATTGGGTGTGCGTTTGTATACATAAAGGTGAAAAATGTAATTAAAAGTGTAGCCTTCCCTATATGTTCATTAATTATAATTATAATATGGGACTATTTACTAAGTGATATGTATATGTATATATTTTTCGTAAAGGTGAAGTTTATGATGATTAACACCGGAATACGTAGAATTACTAGTTGTATTATTTTTATAGGGACTTTTATTATAACAAAGCTTATAGGGAAATTTTTAAATAAGAAAATGAGTGAATATAATATTAAATTAGAAGGAAAAATAGGAGTGCTTGTATGTATAACCTTTGTGTTAACTTTCGCCATATTTTACATAAATATAATATTTGAATTCAGTTATGGTATTAATAGCAGTGTTATAAGATTAAATGGAATATTGTTTTTTTCCTATTTTATTCTTTTAGTAATTATAATGTACATACTTATTGGTAGTGTAATTAAAGAAATGAAATTAAACAGCAAGGAAAATGAATTTCAAAGTTTACAACAGTATACAAGTAGATTAGAAAAACTTCATAAGAACATGAGATCTTTTAGGCATGATTATATAAATATATTGTTATCTATGTTTGGGTATATACAAGATAAGGATATTGATGGTTTGGAGAAGTATTTTAATGATAAGGTTATGCCCTTAAGTAAAGCTATGCAGTCTAATAACTTTAAGATCAGTTTGCTTCAAAATATAGCAGTTCCTGAAATTAAAGGACTGTTTTCAGCTAAAATAATAAGAGCTCAGGAGATAGGTATAGATGTATATATTGATATAGCGGAAACCGTAAAAGATTTTAATATGGATATTATAGATTTAAGTAGGGTTACAGGCATCTTGTTAGATAATGCTATTGAAGCGGCAGAAAAGTGTGACAAGCCGTCTATGAAGGTAGCACTTGTAAACAAAGAAGGCTCTATTTTAATAGTAATAATTAATAACTATAAAAATGAGATTCCTCCCATATATAAAATCTTTGAGAGGGGGTTCTCTACAAAGGGGGATAATAGAGGAATAGGACTTAATAACTTAAGGGAAATTATTAGAAAATATGAAAATGTTTCATTAGATACAATCGTAGAAAATGGACAATTTAAACAGATTATTACAATAGGAAATAATATTGAAAGAAGGTAG
- a CDS encoding AgrD family cyclic lactone autoinducer peptide, with amino-acid sequence MSLKNQLNKVNDKVINSIGKASMKVGNRAFGVCMVFAIYEPKIPDALIKENYKRK; translated from the coding sequence ATGAGTTTGAAAAATCAATTAAATAAAGTAAACGATAAAGTTATTAACAGTATAGGCAAAGCTTCTATGAAGGTTGGCAATCGTGCATTTGGAGTATGTATGGTATTTGCAATATATGAGCCTAAGATACCTGATGCACTTATAAAAGAAAATTATAAAAGAAAATAA
- a CDS encoding accessory gene regulator B family protein has protein sequence MEQRLSFMEKLADVSALKLNKHLKKEGNDLLRLKLGLEIIFINIAKLIVLLLVSYYFKLIKESIIMMVTFALLRRSAFGLHALNSIVCTVGSILMFVGGAYLSHYLLFNNYVVLICFLTINLLLFKYAPGDTEAHPLVGANLRSSLNKKSVIMGMILMAIALIVPSKMIKTLIVLSSIFEIISILPITYLILGRRYKNYYEFEKSIK, from the coding sequence ATGGAACAAAGGTTAAGTTTTATGGAAAAATTAGCTGATGTTAGTGCCCTAAAATTAAACAAGCATTTAAAAAAAGAAGGCAATGATCTGTTACGATTAAAATTAGGGTTAGAAATAATTTTTATAAATATAGCTAAATTGATAGTACTACTCTTGGTATCGTACTATTTTAAACTTATAAAAGAAAGCATTATTATGATGGTGACATTTGCACTATTAAGAAGGAGTGCATTTGGATTACACGCTCTGAATAGTATAGTTTGTACAGTAGGTTCTATTCTAATGTTTGTAGGAGGAGCGTATTTAAGCCATTATCTTTTATTTAATAATTATGTAGTTTTAATATGTTTTCTAACAATTAATTTACTCCTGTTTAAATATGCACCTGGGGATACAGAAGCACATCCCCTAGTTGGTGCAAATCTAAGATCAAGTTTAAATAAGAAATCTGTAATTATGGGAATGATTTTAATGGCAATAGCTTTAATAGTACCTAGTAAAATGATAAAAACATTAATTGTTTTATCAAGTATATTTGAAATCATAAGTATATTGCCAATAACATATTTAATTTTAGGAAGGAGGTATAAGAATTATTATGAGTTTGAAAAATCAATTAAATAA